A portion of the Drosophila sechellia strain sech25 chromosome 2R, ASM438219v1, whole genome shotgun sequence genome contains these proteins:
- the LOC6608322 gene encoding homeobox protein unplugged, which translates to MERPALQQSGEIGTMESPTTRLASKPFPKPFSIESLIANQTPATATPPSPPEERDQEQEAEQEQELSARAMVASSALGLTQFPLYNPWLHGYFAQNHERLTHLIAGGCYLPSSPAGHPAAQQPQAQPQPPPPHPPTHALEKQLPPTLPHPLDTRFLPFNPAAAGVAPTDLSYRRLAELMNQDYVHSLSVHARLQHMAAAGRMHEDQANTGMLQEPTPPQAHSSPAKSGSHSPMEPALDVGMDEDFECSGDSCSDISLTMSPRNYNGEMDKSRNGAYTNSDSEDCSDDEGAQSRHEGGGMVGKDSQGNGSSSNSKSRRRRTAFTSEQLLELEREFHAKKYLSLTERSQIATSLKLSEVQVKIWFQNRRAKWKRVKAGLTSHGLGRNGTTSGNKIVVPIPVHVNRFAVRSQHQQLEKMCLSGPKPDLRKKLSAEAIGGFEKFSGANNASSAPGGAVGLGVGVGVGLGVSAPLSLARSIY; encoded by the exons ATGGAACGACCGGCCCTGCAGCAAAGTGGAGAGATCGGCACCATGGAGTCGCCCACTACAAGGTTGGCCAGCAAGCCCTTTCCCAAGCCCTTCTCGATCGAGAGTCTGATCGCCAACCAAACGCCTGCCACTGCCACACCGCCATCTCCGCCCGAGGAGCGGGATCAGGAGCAGGAggcggagcaggagcaggagctgagTGCCCGGGCCATGGTGGCCAGTTCGGCCCTAGGACTTACCCAGTTTCCGCTTTATAATCCCTGGCTGCACGGCTACTTCGCCCAGAACCACGAGAGATTAACGCATTTAATTGCCGGCGGCTGCTACCTGCCCTCCAGTCCAGCTGGTCATCCTGCTGCGCAGCAACCACAGGCACAGCCACAACCACCTCCACCACATCCACCAACACATGCCTTGGAGAAACAGCTTCCACCCACCTTGCCGCATCCGCTGGATACGCGTTTCCTGCCTTTCAATCCCGCCGCCGCCGGAGTTGCACCCACGGATCTCAGCTACCGGCGTTTGGCCGAGCTCATGAACCAGGACTACGTGCACAGTCTGAGTGTCCACGCTCGACTGCAGCACATGGCCGCCGCTGGCAGGATGCACGAAGATCAAGCGAATACCGGCATGCTCCAGGAGCCGACGCCCCCGCAGGCCCACTCTTCGCCAGCCAAGTCCGGCAGCCACAGTCCCATGGAACCGGCCCTGGATGTGGGCATGGACGAGGACTTTGAGTGCAGCGGCGACTCCTGCAGTGACATCAGCCTGACCATGTCGCCCAGGAACTACAACGGCGAGATGGACAAGAGCCGTAATGGAG CCTATACCAATTCGGATAGCGAGGATTGCAGCGATGATGAAGGCGCTCAGTCCCGGCACGAAGGTGGCGGAATGGTCGGCAAGGACTCGCAGGGGAATGGCTCCAGCTCGAACTCCAAGTCCCGTCGCCGGCGCACAGCCTTCACTTCGGAGCAGCTGCTGGAACTCGAGCGAGAGTTTCACGCCAAGAAGTATCTCAGTCTCACGGAGCGCAGTCAAATAGCCACCAGTCTAAAGTTAAGCGAAGTTCAG GTTAAAATATGGTTCCAAAATCGACGCGCCAAGTGGAAAAGGGTTAAGGCTGGACTCACATCGCACGGACTGGGTCGCAACGGGACCACCAGTGGCAACAAGATCGTGGTGCCCATTCCTGTGCACGTGAACCGCTTCGCTGTGCGGTCGCAGCACCAGCAGCTGGAGAAGATGTGCCTCAGCGGACCGAAGCCGgatctgcgcaagaagctctcGGCGGAGGCGATAGGAGGCTTCGAGAAGTTCAGCGGTGCCAACAACGCCTCATCAGCACCAGGAGGAGCAGTGGGATTGGGCGTGGGTGTGGGAGTCGGCCTGGGGGTATCCGCGCCCCTCTCCCTCGCCAGGAGCATCTATTGA